A window of Streptomyces sp. Je 1-332 genomic DNA:
CAGGGTCACCACGCGGTAGTCGAAGGTCTTGGCGGCGTACGACTTCTTGTTGCCGTCGCTCGCGTACTTCTTCGCGAGGTTGGGCGGCAGGATCGCGCCGTCCAGCTCACCGGCGTCGAGCCGGGTGGCGCGGATGTCGTCGTCCTTGATGATCGCCATGGTGAAGTTCTTGACCTTCGGCGCGCCGCCCCAGTAGCCGGGGTTGGCCTTGAAGGTGAGCTTCTCGCCCTTCGACCACTTCACCAGCTTGTACGGGCCCGTGCCGACCGGCTTGGTGGTGAACTCACCGGTGTTCACGTCCTGCTTGCCGGCTATGTGCTCGGGAGCGATCGGCAGGACGGTGCGCTCGGCGAAGGGCGCGTAGGGGTACTTGAGGTGGAAGACGACGGTGTCGTCGCCCTTCGTCTCGACGTTCTTGACGGCGTCGAGCTCGGTCTTGGCGGCGTTGTTGGTCTTCTTGTCGAGGATCGTCTCGTACGTGAAGACGACGTCCTTGGAGGTGAAGGGCTTGCCGTCGCTGAACTTGACGCCCTTGCGCAGCTTGAAGGTGTACGTCTTGCCGTCGTCGCCGACCTTGGGCAGCTCGGCCGCGAGCGCGGGCTTGAGCTTCATCTCGGCGTCGTGCGTGAGCAGACCGTCGAAGATCTTGGAGTTGCCGTCCTTGCCGTAGCCGAGGAGCGGGCTCAGGGTGTCCGGTTCGTACGCGATGCCGACGACCGCGGAGTCCTTGGCGCCGCCCGCGTTCTTGCCGTCACCCGGCGCCGAACAGGCCGATGCGGCGACCGCCAGTGAGGCGGCCGCCGCTACCGCGCCCGTGCCCCGTATCGATCGGGCCCTCATGCTCCACACCCCTACTGAAGATCAAACGTTATTGCGAACGGGTCGCAATTATGCCTCATGTAATGGGTGCGTAAAACGTGCGGACCGTACCGAGTGGATCACGATGGCGGCGACCGCCGAGGTCAGGGCGCGGGCAGGTCCGCCAGCGCGGCCAGCTCCTCCCGATGCCGCCCCACCGTGCCGAGCGCGATCGAGTCGGCCTTGGCCCGCTTGAGGTAGAGATGGACGGGGTGCTCCCAGGTCATCCCGATACCGCCGTGCAGCTGGAGCGCCTCCTCGGCGATGTGCACCGCGGCGGGCGACGCGTAGGCCTGCGCGAGAGCCGCCGCGACATCGGCGTCCGCACTCCCGGCGGCGAGGGTGTCGGCCGCGTTGCGGGCGGCGGCGCGGAGGTTGACGACCTCGAGCCAGAGCTGGGCGAGGCGGTGCTTGAGCGCCTGGAAGGAGCCGACGGGCCGGTTGAACTGGTGCCGCTCCTTCGTGTACCGGACGGTTTCGGTCAAGCACCAGTCGGCTAGGCCCAGTTGCTCGGAGGCGAGGAGCCCGGCCCCCGCCCGCAGACCACGCCGTACCGGCGTTCCGGATTCCGGAGCGACCACGCGCGCGCGTGCCCCGTCGAAGGTGACCGTCGCGAGCGGCCGGGTGGGGTCGAGGGAGGTCCGGGGCACGACGGTCACCCCGGCCTCTTCCGCGTCCAGCGCGTACAGCCCCGCGGCCGTCGGCACGAGGAAGACATCGGCGGCGACCGCGTCGGCGACACCGGTGATGCTCCCGCGCAGGGCACCTTCCTCCACGCGTACGTCGGGCAGTGGGCCGCCGGGAGCGGTGGTCAGCGGCACGGCGAGCACACCGACCCTGCGCCCCGCCGCGAGCGCGGTCAGGAGTTCCCGCGCCCCGTCGCCGTCACAGGCCAGCAACGTCTCGGTGGCGATGACGGCACTGGTCAGATACGGCACGGGCGCCACCGCGCGACCCAACTCCTCCAGGACGACGGCGGCTTCGCGATGCGTGGCACCCTGGCCGCCGAGCTCCTCGGGCACGAGCAGGCCCGCGAGGCCCATGCCGTCGGTGAGTGCCTTCCACAGTTCGCGGTCGTGCGGCTCAGCGGACTCGGTGCGGGCGAGCACGGCTGTGGCGTCGCAGTGGTCGGCGAGGAGGCCGCGTACGACCGAGCGCAGCGCCTCTTCGTCTTCGGAGTACAGCAGGTCGCGCGGCGCGGGCTGCGGGATCTGGGAGGGCTGCGTACTCATCGGGCGAGGTCCTTCCACGCGACGTCCTTGTCGGTGCGCGGTTCGGACGGCAGTCCGAGTACGCGCTCCGCGACGATGTTGAGCAGCACTTCGTTCGTGCCGCCCTCGATGCTGTTGCCCTTGGCGCGCAGATAGCGGTAGCCGGCGTCACGGCCGACGAAGTCGACCGTCGCGGGCCGCCGCATCGTCCAGTCCTCGTACAACAGCCCGTCCTCGCCGAGGAGTTCGACCTCCAGGCCGCTGATCTCCTGATTGAGGCGGGCGAACCCGAGTTTCATGCCCGAGCCCTCGGGGCCCGGGTGCCCCGCGACGAGCTGCTGGCGCAGGCGCTCCCCGGTGAGACGGGCGACCTCGGCCTCGACCCACAACTTGAGGAGCCGCTGGTGCAGATCGTGGGTCCGCAGCTCCGGGCGCTCCCGCCAGGCCTCGGCGAGGGGGCCGATCATGCCGCCCTCGCGCGGGATGCGGCTGCCGCCGATGGACACGCGCTCGTTCATGAGCGTGGTCTGCGCGACCTTCCAGCCGTCGCCGATCTCACCGAGGCGGTGCGCGTCCGGGATACGTACGTCGGTGAGGAAGACCTCGTTGAACTCGGCCTCGCCGGTGATCTGGCGCAGCGGCCGGACCTCGACGCCCGGGTCGGTCATGTCGCAGACGAAGTAGGTGATGCCGCGGTGCTTGGGCACCTCCGGGTCGGTACGGGCGATGAGGATGGCCCAACGGGCGGCGTGCGCCCCGGACGTCCACACCTTCTGCCCGTTGACCACCCAGGCGTCACCGTCACGGACGGCGCGCGTACCCAGGGCGGCGAGGTCGGACCCGGCGCCGGGCTCGCTGAAGAGCTGGCACCACACCTCGTCGCCGACCCACAGCGGCCGCAGGAAGCTGCGCTTCTGCTCGTCGGTGCCGAAGCGCAGGATGGTGGGCGCGGCCATGCCGAGACCGATCCCGATGCGGCGCGGCTCGTTGTCGGGCGCGCCCGCGGCCTCCAACTCGGCGTCCACGACAGCCTGCAGGGAGCGCGGAGCCCCGAGCCCGCCGAGCCCCTCCGGGTAGTGCACCCAGGCGAGTCCGGCGTCGAAACGGGCCTTGAGGAACGCCGCGCGTTCCGTGGCGGCGGGCGGGTGCGCGGCGAGGAACTCCCGCGTCCGGCGGCGCAGTTCGGCGGCGTCCGTCATGCGTCGCCTCCGCCCGGGACCACGGCCACCCGCCCGGTGGTGACACCGTCGGCGACCCGCTGGACAGCCGCGGCGGCCTCGCCCAGTGGCACACGCTCACTGATCAGCGGCTTGATCGCGCCCTTGGCCGCGAGCTGGGTGAGCTCCTCGTGGCAACGCAGGATCGCTTGCGGGTCCTTGGCGTTGTAGAGACCCCAGTGCAGACCGAGGACCGAG
This region includes:
- a CDS encoding ABC transporter substrate-binding protein, which codes for MRARSIRGTGAVAAAASLAVAASACSAPGDGKNAGGAKDSAVVGIAYEPDTLSPLLGYGKDGNSKIFDGLLTHDAEMKLKPALAAELPKVGDDGKTYTFKLRKGVKFSDGKPFTSKDVVFTYETILDKKTNNAAKTELDAVKNVETKGDDTVVFHLKYPYAPFAERTVLPIAPEHIAGKQDVNTGEFTTKPVGTGPYKLVKWSKGEKLTFKANPGYWGGAPKVKNFTMAIIKDDDIRATRLDAGELDGAILPPNLAKKYASDGNKKSYAAKTFDYRVVTLPTGNEVTGDTDIRRALDTGVNRKAMVDSILDGAGKEAYGPVPTDSPWFTKGTERKFDAAKAKKILDDAGWKPGKDGVREKDGVQAKFPLWYLSGDKLRQDHALAYASDAKKLGVKVEVQAGTWEVIEPRMPKDAVLAGGGSPADPDFDQYTLLKSSLAGDGFNNMAHYDNPKVDKALDEARESGDHAERQAAYDTIQRELVKNPGYTFLTHIDHLYVVDKRFGDLTTQTEPHDHGLASGPWWNVEDWQPKQ
- a CDS encoding acyl-CoA dehydrogenase family protein, with translation MTDAAELRRRTREFLAAHPPAATERAAFLKARFDAGLAWVHYPEGLGGLGAPRSLQAVVDAELEAAGAPDNEPRRIGIGLGMAAPTILRFGTDEQKRSFLRPLWVGDEVWCQLFSEPGAGSDLAALGTRAVRDGDAWVVNGQKVWTSGAHAARWAILIARTDPEVPKHRGITYFVCDMTDPGVEVRPLRQITGEAEFNEVFLTDVRIPDAHRLGEIGDGWKVAQTTLMNERVSIGGSRIPREGGMIGPLAEAWRERPELRTHDLHQRLLKLWVEAEVARLTGERLRQQLVAGHPGPEGSGMKLGFARLNQEISGLEVELLGEDGLLYEDWTMRRPATVDFVGRDAGYRYLRAKGNSIEGGTNEVLLNIVAERVLGLPSEPRTDKDVAWKDLAR
- a CDS encoding acyl-CoA dehydrogenase family protein; protein product: MSTQPSQIPQPAPRDLLYSEDEEALRSVVRGLLADHCDATAVLARTESAEPHDRELWKALTDGMGLAGLLVPEELGGQGATHREAAVVLEELGRAVAPVPYLTSAVIATETLLACDGDGARELLTALAAGRRVGVLAVPLTTAPGGPLPDVRVEEGALRGSITGVADAVAADVFLVPTAAGLYALDAEEAGVTVVPRTSLDPTRPLATVTFDGARARVVAPESGTPVRRGLRAGAGLLASEQLGLADWCLTETVRYTKERHQFNRPVGSFQALKHRLAQLWLEVVNLRAAARNAADTLAAGSADADVAAALAQAYASPAAVHIAEEALQLHGGIGMTWEHPVHLYLKRAKADSIALGTVGRHREELAALADLPAP